A window from Tenacibaculum singaporense encodes these proteins:
- a CDS encoding ATP-binding protein: MINKRLLIKNLLSHNDENSFYDKKQKLSLGSKEGKAKFIKHVCALSNSNPNNNSYIVIGIEDEENKIIGVDFYDDSKIQNLVNAYLNNPPKIEYENVPFPRLQRHKVIGLVTIYPTKLITSLAKNAWKYRRGTIFYRRGSNSMPAEENFVLKNNNKAIVEAIEKNASNNIQLTLDGVFDFINRHKPEYNPQYKVFNEQFVLCWAGKKKIINNEEFFTRVDIELVNEQVRLFFSSLDDVQISYNEQSFIITEYIVLGIDKTEKRYPLEKTIINFKDNGKHDIVTEFLFEAPQYHNDILQLIYKNNNSIVAKIVKKKSLSVTEHEDVYRLPTSYLICYLNGFEDAPIQLKKAKNYIKNLEDKTTYIKYKEAMRVIRKVKYN, translated from the coding sequence GTGATTAACAAACGTCTTTTAATTAAAAACTTACTGTCGCATAACGACGAAAATAGTTTTTATGATAAAAAGCAAAAGTTATCCTTAGGTTCTAAAGAAGGAAAAGCTAAATTTATAAAACACGTTTGTGCGCTTTCTAATTCAAACCCTAACAATAACTCTTACATTGTTATTGGTATTGAGGATGAAGAAAATAAAATTATTGGGGTTGATTTTTACGATGATAGTAAAATTCAAAATTTGGTAAATGCTTATCTGAATAATCCTCCAAAAATAGAATATGAAAATGTTCCTTTTCCTCGTTTGCAACGTCATAAGGTAATTGGATTGGTAACTATTTATCCTACCAAACTAATCACATCTTTAGCTAAAAATGCCTGGAAGTATCGTAGAGGAACTATTTTTTATCGCAGAGGCAGCAATTCCATGCCTGCTGAAGAAAATTTTGTTCTAAAAAATAACAATAAAGCTATTGTTGAAGCTATTGAAAAAAACGCAAGTAACAATATTCAACTTACCCTTGATGGCGTTTTCGACTTTATTAATAGACACAAACCAGAATATAATCCGCAATACAAAGTATTTAACGAACAATTTGTACTTTGTTGGGCAGGAAAAAAGAAAATTATAAATAATGAAGAGTTTTTTACTCGTGTTGATATTGAATTAGTAAACGAACAAGTACGTTTGTTTTTTTCTTCGTTAGATGATGTACAAATTAGTTACAACGAACAGTCTTTTATTATTACCGAATACATTGTTTTAGGAATTGATAAGACTGAAAAAAGATACCCGCTAGAAAAAACAATTATCAATTTTAAAGATAACGGCAAGCATGATATTGTTACGGAATTTCTCTTTGAAGCTCCTCAATATCATAATGATATATTACAACTCATTTATAAAAACAATAATAGTATTGTTGCTAAAATTGTGAAAAAGAAGTCACTTTCAGTTACTGAGCATGAAGATGTGTATCGATTACCCACCTCCTATTTAATCTGTTATTTAAACGGGTTTGAAGACGCTCCTATACAACTTAAAAAAGCAAAAAATTATATTAAAAATTTAGAAGATAAAACTACCTATATTAAATATAAAGAAGCCATGCGCGTAATACGTAAGGTAAAGTATAATTAG
- a CDS encoding cyclase family protein, with amino-acid sequence MKIIDLSKPIQYNKQDPWFMKVKIKHKPHHKSKWLIRILGLPFKLFPKNFTGWADDTIQKMGVHSTTHIDAPWHYSPTVNGEKAKTIDEVPLDWCFGEGIVIDMKHKVDFDPITVEDIQQFLQENQLEIQPNMIVLLKTGRDKLNGTKDFHKKGTGVSAKATEWLIDQGIKVMGIDAWGWDLPLPYMIQKAKETNNSELFWEGHLVGQNKEYCHMEQLVNLDALPLTGFKVAVFPLKIIGASAAPARVVAMLE; translated from the coding sequence ATGAAAATTATCGATCTATCCAAACCTATTCAATACAATAAACAAGATCCATGGTTTATGAAAGTTAAAATAAAACATAAACCACATCATAAATCAAAATGGTTAATTAGAATTTTAGGATTACCATTTAAACTTTTTCCAAAAAACTTTACAGGTTGGGCGGACGATACAATTCAAAAAATGGGAGTACATTCTACAACTCATATCGATGCTCCTTGGCATTATTCTCCTACTGTAAATGGTGAAAAAGCAAAAACGATAGATGAAGTTCCGTTAGATTGGTGTTTTGGAGAAGGGATAGTGATTGACATGAAACATAAGGTAGATTTTGATCCAATCACAGTTGAAGATATTCAACAGTTTTTACAAGAAAACCAGTTAGAAATACAACCAAATATGATTGTGTTGCTTAAAACAGGACGTGATAAACTTAACGGAACAAAAGACTTTCATAAAAAAGGTACAGGAGTAAGTGCTAAAGCTACTGAGTGGTTGATAGACCAAGGAATTAAAGTGATGGGAATTGATGCTTGGGGTTGGGATTTACCACTTCCTTATATGATTCAAAAAGCAAAAGAAACTAATAATTCTGAATTGTTTTGGGAAGGACACTTGGTAGGACAAAACAAGGAATATTGTCATATGGAACAACTAGTAAACCTCGACGCATTACCGTTGACTGGATTTAAAGTAGCCGTATTTCCTTTAAAAATAATAGGGGCTTCTGCTGCACCTGCAAGAGTGGTTGCGATGTTAGAATAA
- a CDS encoding outer membrane beta-barrel protein, with protein sequence MEEKNIDRLFQEKLKDLEVTPNERVWSTIEEKLQKKKKNRVFPLWWFSGGVAAVLVLGLLFYPYVKDEENMEDVDAIIVESPKFAPEKKSSKKEELKDDLLKDPTKENIEETLIVKEETKKKNVLKEKLHENEVLTANHVVKVSKKELHGKDSNNTSSRVVEGALLAKNDVVKQMQLTGKLENSLPVFKKKENTFLIKEKDTINQTIKPKKDFLAVVNGEEEEKEEKEKKLWTVSPTVAILNSNSFSESSPIDASLSNSTKGNTSYSYGVQVAYQLNKKWTLQSGIHLQEMGFSNNNVAVNPVKSSSSNVTFSSGESYVLSDTSQTGFSTNSVSISSGSLDGELNQSYGYIEVPVEVKYSVLEGKKLKTQVVVGFSSLFLNKNDVNLKTAAFSTSGEANNLNSVNFSGNLGVDLSYKFSKKWSLNINPMLKTQLNTFKNDSNGFQPYFIGVYTGINYQF encoded by the coding sequence ATGGAAGAAAAAAACATCGATAGACTGTTTCAAGAAAAACTTAAAGATTTGGAGGTTACTCCAAACGAAAGAGTGTGGAGTACTATTGAAGAAAAGCTCCAAAAAAAGAAAAAAAATCGAGTTTTTCCTCTTTGGTGGTTTTCAGGAGGAGTTGCTGCTGTGCTTGTTTTAGGTCTTTTATTTTACCCTTATGTTAAGGATGAAGAAAATATGGAGGATGTAGATGCTATTATTGTGGAATCACCTAAGTTTGCACCCGAAAAAAAATCGAGTAAAAAAGAGGAGTTAAAAGATGATTTACTAAAAGATCCAACAAAAGAAAATATAGAAGAAACACTTATTGTAAAAGAAGAAACGAAAAAGAAAAATGTATTGAAAGAAAAGCTTCATGAAAATGAAGTTTTAACCGCTAATCATGTTGTGAAGGTTAGCAAAAAAGAGTTGCATGGAAAGGATAGCAACAACACGTCAAGTAGAGTAGTTGAAGGGGCTTTACTGGCTAAAAATGATGTTGTGAAACAAATGCAACTTACTGGCAAGCTTGAAAATAGCTTGCCAGTTTTTAAAAAGAAAGAAAATACTTTTTTGATAAAAGAAAAAGATACTATTAATCAGACTATAAAACCTAAAAAAGACTTTTTAGCAGTTGTAAATGGAGAGGAAGAAGAAAAAGAAGAAAAGGAAAAGAAACTTTGGACAGTCTCTCCAACTGTAGCGATATTAAATTCAAATTCATTTTCTGAATCATCTCCAATAGACGCGAGTTTATCAAATTCAACAAAAGGAAATACAAGCTATTCGTACGGAGTTCAAGTAGCGTATCAATTAAATAAAAAGTGGACACTTCAATCGGGTATACATTTACAAGAAATGGGATTCTCAAATAATAATGTAGCTGTAAACCCAGTAAAATCAAGTAGTTCAAATGTAACGTTTAGCTCAGGAGAAAGTTACGTATTAAGTGATACATCTCAAACAGGTTTTAGTACAAATTCAGTATCTATAAGTTCGGGAAGCCTTGATGGAGAACTGAATCAAAGTTATGGGTACATTGAGGTTCCAGTAGAAGTTAAATACAGTGTACTGGAAGGAAAAAAATTAAAAACCCAAGTGGTTGTTGGTTTTAGTTCCTTGTTTTTAAATAAGAATGATGTAAACTTAAAAACTGCTGCTTTTTCAACTTCAGGAGAAGCAAACAATTTAAATAGCGTTAATTTTAGTGGAAATTTAGGAGTGGATCTTAGTTATAAGTTCAGTAAAAAATGGTCTTTGAATATTAATCCAATGTTAAAAACCCAGTTAAATACATTTAAAAATGATTCAAATGGGTTTCAGCCATACTTTATAGGTGTTTATACAGGTATAAACTACCAGTTTTAA
- a CDS encoding isoaspartyl peptidase/L-asparaginase family protein — protein MKNIYFFLVLLLILSACNSPKTTSNKQNDTPVNEFAIIIHGGAGTILKENMTPEKETAYKAKLEEAIKTGYEILKNGGSSGDAVVKTIQVMEESSLFNAGKGAVFTHEETNELDASFMDGKTLNAGAVAGVKDIKSPIEAARTVMTNSDHVMLSGVGASQFAKEQGLEIVDPSYFYTENRFKSLQRIKDKEKTTLDHDDKEAAFYDTDIKNSKFGTVGCVALDKEGNISAGTSTGGMTNKRWGRIGDSPIIGSGTYANNKTCGVSSTGWGEYFIRSQVAYDISAQMEYQQKSLKEATKDVIQNKLTKLGGTGGVVTLDKNGNMSFEFNTAGMYRASMNDKGDLVIKIYND, from the coding sequence ATGAAAAATATTTATTTCTTCCTTGTTTTACTACTCATTTTATCAGCTTGTAATTCACCTAAAACAACTTCTAACAAACAAAATGATACTCCTGTAAATGAGTTCGCTATTATTATTCATGGGGGTGCTGGTACCATTTTAAAAGAGAATATGACTCCCGAAAAAGAAACTGCTTATAAAGCTAAGCTAGAGGAAGCTATAAAAACAGGATATGAGATTTTAAAGAACGGTGGTTCTAGTGGTGATGCCGTTGTAAAAACTATTCAAGTTATGGAAGAGTCTTCTCTTTTCAATGCTGGAAAAGGAGCTGTGTTTACACATGAAGAAACTAATGAATTAGATGCTTCTTTTATGGATGGAAAAACATTGAATGCAGGTGCCGTAGCTGGAGTAAAAGACATTAAAAGCCCTATTGAAGCTGCAAGAACTGTAATGACAAACTCTGATCATGTAATGCTTTCAGGAGTTGGAGCTTCTCAATTTGCTAAAGAACAAGGATTGGAAATTGTAGATCCTAGTTATTTTTATACTGAAAATCGCTTTAAATCTTTACAACGAATTAAAGATAAAGAAAAAACAACATTAGATCATGATGATAAAGAAGCTGCTTTTTATGATACTGATATTAAAAATAGTAAATTTGGTACTGTAGGCTGTGTAGCTCTAGATAAAGAAGGTAATATTTCTGCGGGAACTTCTACAGGAGGAATGACCAACAAACGATGGGGACGAATTGGAGATTCACCTATCATTGGTTCGGGTACTTATGCAAATAATAAAACTTGTGGTGTTTCGTCAACTGGTTGGGGTGAGTATTTTATACGATCTCAAGTAGCCTACGATATTTCTGCTCAAATGGAATATCAACAAAAATCATTAAAAGAGGCTACCAAAGATGTTATTCAAAACAAATTAACCAAGCTTGGTGGAACTGGTGGTGTCGTTACTTTAGATAAAAATGGTAATATGTCTTTTGAATTTAATACCGCTGGAATGTACAGAGCTTCAATGAATGATAAAGGTGATTTAGTAATAAAAATCTACAACGATTAA
- the amaB gene encoding L-piperidine-6-carboxylate dehydrogenase: protein MADFGIKEALATLGLQEINEGTSTGSVNFSNGEIIESYSPVDGKLIGKVKASTKEDYEKVMDAATSAFKTWRAMPAPQRGEIVRQFGNKLRELKEPLGKLVSYEMGKSYQEGLGEVQEMIDICDFAVGLSRQLNGQVIPSERPGHVMREQWHPLGVVGIISAFNFPVAVWSWNTALAWICGNVCVWKGSEKAPLCSVACQNIIAEVLKANDLPEGISCIVNGDYKVGEYITEDTRIPLVSATGSTRMGRIVGAKVAERFGKSLLELGGNNAIIITPTADLKVVVPGAVFGAVGTCGQRCTSTRRLIIHESVYDKVRDAIVGAYGQIKIGNPLDENNHVGPLIDKDSVDTYLAAIEKAKAEGGKVLVEGGVLEGEGYESGCYVKPAIIEAENHYEIVQHETFAPILYLMKYSGDVENAIELQNGVAQGLSSSIMTAEMKEAEKFLSFAGSDCGIANVNIGTSGAEIGGAFGGEKETGGGRESGSDAWKVYMRRQTNTVNYSDELPLAQGIKFDL, encoded by the coding sequence ATGGCAGATTTTGGTATTAAAGAAGCTCTAGCTACTTTAGGCTTACAAGAAATAAATGAAGGAACTTCAACAGGTTCAGTAAACTTTTCAAACGGTGAAATTATTGAATCATATTCACCAGTAGATGGAAAGTTAATAGGAAAAGTAAAAGCTTCTACCAAAGAAGATTACGAAAAAGTGATGGATGCTGCTACCTCAGCATTTAAAACATGGAGAGCAATGCCTGCACCTCAACGTGGAGAAATTGTTCGTCAATTTGGAAACAAATTAAGAGAATTAAAAGAACCATTAGGTAAGTTAGTTTCTTACGAAATGGGAAAATCTTACCAAGAAGGTTTAGGTGAGGTTCAAGAAATGATTGATATCTGTGATTTTGCTGTAGGTTTATCTCGTCAGTTAAACGGACAAGTAATTCCATCAGAAAGACCAGGACACGTAATGCGTGAGCAATGGCACCCATTAGGAGTAGTTGGTATTATTTCAGCATTTAACTTCCCTGTAGCTGTTTGGTCTTGGAACACAGCATTAGCTTGGATTTGTGGTAACGTATGTGTATGGAAAGGTTCAGAAAAAGCTCCTTTATGTTCAGTAGCTTGCCAAAATATTATAGCTGAGGTTTTAAAAGCTAACGATTTACCAGAAGGTATTTCTTGTATTGTTAATGGAGATTACAAAGTTGGTGAATACATTACTGAAGATACACGTATTCCTTTAGTATCAGCTACTGGTTCTACAAGAATGGGACGTATTGTTGGTGCTAAAGTTGCTGAGCGTTTCGGTAAATCATTATTAGAATTAGGAGGAAACAATGCAATTATTATTACTCCAACTGCTGATTTAAAAGTAGTAGTTCCTGGAGCTGTATTTGGTGCTGTAGGTACTTGTGGTCAACGTTGTACATCAACACGTCGTTTAATCATCCACGAATCTGTATATGATAAAGTAAGAGATGCGATTGTTGGAGCTTACGGTCAAATTAAGATTGGAAACCCATTAGATGAAAACAATCACGTTGGACCATTAATTGATAAAGACTCAGTAGATACATATTTAGCTGCTATTGAAAAAGCAAAAGCTGAAGGAGGTAAAGTATTAGTAGAAGGAGGTGTTTTAGAAGGAGAAGGATATGAAAGTGGTTGTTACGTTAAACCAGCAATTATTGAAGCTGAAAACCACTATGAAATCGTTCAACATGAAACATTTGCTCCAATTTTATACTTAATGAAGTATTCAGGAGATGTTGAAAACGCTATTGAATTACAAAATGGAGTAGCGCAAGGATTATCTTCTTCAATCATGACAGCAGAAATGAAAGAAGCTGAAAAATTCTTATCATTCGCAGGGTCTGACTGTGGTATTGCTAACGTTAATATTGGTACTTCAGGAGCTGAAATCGGTGGTGCTTTCGGTGGTGAGAAAGAAACAGGTGGTGGACGTGAGTCTGGATCTGATGCTTGGAAAGTATACATGCGTCGTCAGACAAATACCGTAAACTATTCTGATGAGTTACCTTTAGCACAAGGAATTAAGTTCGATTTATAA
- a CDS encoding RNA polymerase sigma factor: MTAQAQVYQLFSGKLFALCLKYSRNYQDAEDILQDSFLTIFKKMPQYQHKGSFEGWMKRITINTALQKYREKSPLQLVSEAPDEEIVEEVELETENVNIDVLLEFIQSLPDRYRLVFNLYVLDNYSHKEIAELLNISVGTSKSNLSRARQILKKEMELYQAKEAKA, from the coding sequence ATCACAGCGCAAGCACAAGTTTACCAGCTATTTTCTGGTAAACTTTTTGCGCTGTGTTTAAAGTATTCTCGCAATTATCAAGATGCAGAAGATATATTACAAGATAGCTTCTTAACTATCTTTAAAAAGATGCCTCAATATCAGCATAAAGGTTCTTTTGAAGGATGGATGAAGAGAATAACTATAAATACAGCGTTACAAAAGTATAGAGAAAAATCACCTTTACAACTAGTTTCAGAAGCTCCAGATGAGGAAATAGTAGAAGAAGTGGAGCTTGAAACTGAAAATGTGAATATTGATGTTTTATTAGAGTTCATTCAAAGTTTACCAGATAGGTATCGTTTAGTTTTCAACTTGTATGTATTAGACAATTATTCACATAAAGAAATAGCAGAATTATTAAATATTTCTGTAGGAACATCAAAATCAAACTTATCACGAGCAAGACAGATATTGAAAAAAGAAATGGAATTATATCAAGCAAAAGAGGCAAAAGCATAA
- a CDS encoding ankyrin repeat domain-containing protein — protein MKKFVLTALAIALSFGTITAASTSYEAPVKTTLEYPNVSTFCKLIRAGNFEAVKAMVENGTDINRKSTGLTPLMFAARYNKADIVQLLIDSGAKLKVKSERGYTALEYAKMSKAHEAYTIIAAALEK, from the coding sequence ATGAAAAAATTTGTATTAACTGCTTTAGCAATCGCTTTATCTTTCGGAACTATCACTGCTGCTTCAACTTCATACGAAGCTCCTGTTAAAACTACCTTAGAATATCCTAACGTAAGTACTTTTTGTAAGTTAATTAGAGCTGGAAACTTTGAGGCTGTAAAAGCTATGGTTGAAAATGGAACAGATATTAACAGAAAATCTACCGGATTAACTCCTTTAATGTTTGCTGCTAGATATAACAAAGCAGATATTGTTCAATTATTAATTGATAGTGGAGCTAAATTAAAAGTAAAATCAGAAAGAGGGTACACTGCCTTAGAGTATGCTAAAATGTCAAAAGCACACGAAGCTTATACAATTATTGCTGCTGCTTTAGAAAAATAG